The following proteins are co-located in the Rhodococcus opacus B4 genome:
- a CDS encoding SDR family NAD(P)-dependent oxidoreductase: MNRFKGRTVVVTGAGSGIGRAIAVRLADEGADLVLGDLSADAVEAVAEHLRPGNAASVTDVVGDLSRREDAADLIRRAVTDRGAVDVLVNCAGGGVILPTFDHTEETLRATIDRNLWTTLYTTLEALPHMVDAGYGRIVHIGAESVRNGLYRHAIYNAAKGGVHAFGTGLAREFADSGITVNTVAPAWIETPEAAAKLASAAPEVKEDMAVFGAQMRNLIPMDRPGTVEEVAAAVAFVASEEASYVTGQVISVNGGSSMM; encoded by the coding sequence ATGAACAGGTTCAAAGGCCGGACCGTGGTTGTCACCGGGGCCGGGAGCGGCATCGGCCGCGCCATCGCCGTGCGACTGGCGGACGAGGGCGCCGATCTCGTCCTCGGAGACCTCAGTGCGGACGCGGTGGAGGCGGTCGCCGAACACCTCCGGCCCGGCAACGCGGCGTCGGTGACCGACGTCGTCGGAGACCTCTCGCGACGAGAGGACGCCGCCGACCTCATCCGACGGGCGGTCACCGACCGCGGCGCGGTCGACGTGCTCGTGAACTGCGCGGGCGGCGGTGTCATCCTTCCGACGTTCGATCACACCGAGGAGACGCTGCGGGCCACCATCGACCGCAATCTCTGGACGACCCTGTACACCACGCTCGAAGCACTTCCCCACATGGTCGACGCCGGGTACGGCCGGATCGTCCACATCGGTGCGGAATCCGTGCGCAACGGGCTGTACCGTCACGCGATCTACAACGCCGCGAAGGGCGGAGTCCATGCGTTCGGAACCGGGCTCGCGCGGGAGTTCGCGGATTCGGGAATCACCGTGAACACGGTCGCCCCCGCGTGGATCGAGACACCGGAGGCTGCGGCCAAATTGGCGTCCGCTGCCCCTGAGGTGAAAGAGGACATGGCGGTCTTCGGCGCCCAGATGCGCAACCTCATCCCGATGGATCGACCGGGAACCGTCGAGGAGGTCGCTGCCGCGGTTGCCTTCGTCGCTTCCGAAGAAGCGTCCTACGTGACCGGTCAGGTGATCAGCGTGAACGGTGGCAGTTCGATGATGTGA
- a CDS encoding non-heme iron oxygenase ferredoxin subunit: MAPEMSTEALIFACNQDDLTDGANLRLDADGGIAVFRVDGEFFATSDSCSHEKWSLGEEGELEGHEVLCTLHMARFDVRTGAPLCFPAVLALKKYRTVVTDGRVYVAPNED; the protein is encoded by the coding sequence ATGGCACCAGAAATGTCCACCGAAGCACTGATCTTCGCGTGCAACCAGGACGATCTGACCGACGGTGCAAACCTTCGGTTGGACGCTGATGGCGGGATCGCCGTCTTTCGCGTCGACGGCGAGTTCTTCGCCACGTCCGACTCCTGCAGTCACGAGAAGTGGTCGCTGGGCGAGGAGGGCGAACTCGAGGGGCACGAGGTGCTCTGCACACTCCACATGGCCCGCTTCGACGTCCGCACCGGAGCGCCACTGTGCTTTCCCGCCGTGCTCGCATTGAAGAAGTACCGCACTGTCGTCACCGACGGTCGGGTGTACGTAGCGCCGAACGAAGACTGA
- a CDS encoding nuclear transport factor 2 family protein, translating into MTTVTTEVETTRKLLQAADSDIAAFFEFFSDDCVFRMGNNVSVIGKNAIQSWVAQYLTSVAAMRHEIVEEWSEGNVAALRVEVTYTLLNGESFTLPAVTRTRVEQNQVTEYLIFMDPSPVVSGTTQ; encoded by the coding sequence ATGACCACAGTTACAACCGAGGTCGAGACCACCCGCAAACTTCTCCAAGCCGCCGACTCCGACATCGCAGCATTCTTCGAATTCTTTTCCGACGACTGCGTCTTCCGCATGGGCAACAACGTCTCCGTCATCGGCAAGAACGCGATTCAATCCTGGGTAGCGCAGTACCTGACCTCGGTGGCGGCGATGCGCCACGAGATCGTCGAAGAATGGTCGGAAGGCAACGTGGCCGCCCTCCGGGTGGAGGTGACCTATACCTTGCTGAACGGTGAATCCTTCACACTCCCGGCCGTGACGCGCACCCGCGTCGAGCAGAACCAAGTGACCGAATACCTGATCTTCATGGACCCCAGCCCCGTTGTCTCTGGCACCACGCAATAG
- a CDS encoding aromatic-ring-hydroxylating dioxygenase subunit beta, giving the protein MTSVSETPSITTRSAIEEFLFHEAGLIDRWRLEEWLDLFTLDCTYEVPATDHPDADPGLTWSLIHDGRTMLEQRVIRLKKPEAHAEFPHSQTSRIVGNVQILDETDESISVTANFIIHRAKAGKFDTYVGRYEYELVPRNSSFLIRRKRAVLAHDMLDPQGKISFII; this is encoded by the coding sequence ATGACTTCCGTGTCGGAGACACCGTCCATCACCACTCGTAGTGCAATCGAGGAGTTCCTGTTCCACGAAGCCGGCCTGATAGATCGATGGCGGCTAGAGGAGTGGCTGGACCTGTTCACACTCGATTGCACGTACGAAGTGCCCGCCACGGACCATCCGGACGCAGACCCCGGTCTCACCTGGTCGCTCATCCACGACGGTCGGACCATGCTCGAACAGCGCGTGATCCGGCTCAAGAAGCCGGAAGCGCACGCGGAGTTCCCGCATTCCCAGACGAGCCGGATCGTCGGCAACGTGCAGATTCTCGACGAAACCGACGAATCGATCTCCGTCACCGCCAATTTCATCATCCACCGGGCAAAGGCCGGCAAGTTCGACACGTACGTCGGCCGATACGAGTACGAGCTCGTCCCCCGGAACTCGTCGTTCCTGATCCGTCGAAAGCGTGCCGTTCTGGCTCACGACATGCTCGATCCCCAGGGCAAGATCAGCTTCATCATCTGA
- a CDS encoding alcohol dehydrogenase catalytic domain-containing protein, with amino-acid sequence MGIQRCRVADRACRCPRSHPGHGEVVVDLAAAGLCHTDVGITDGTMAEILGFTPIILGHEAAGIVSAVGDGVDNVSVGKRVAVSAMGDGKSGVLGQKNIGVGRHGAYAEKTLAPASEIIALPDEVPFEQAAAATDAGMTSYHAVFVRGGLRPGTKVGIIGLGGLGMTAARLAVLGGGEVYAAEINPRVHAAGIERGVKQVVGDVKELAEFELDLIVDFAGFGTTTAGAIEVVNNGGRVVQVGLGRSEATINTHLLTMKEVELRGSIGGTPADTVEVLKFISSGDLTISTKSIGFADIGSGLEQLARSEVGGQRLVALFD; translated from the coding sequence GTGGGTATTCAACGGTGTCGGGTCGCCGATCGAGCTTGTCGATGTCCCCGATCCCACCCGGGTCACGGCGAGGTCGTCGTCGATCTTGCGGCGGCCGGTCTCTGTCACACGGACGTCGGCATCACAGACGGGACGATGGCTGAGATCCTCGGCTTCACTCCCATCATCCTCGGTCATGAAGCCGCCGGAATCGTCTCCGCCGTCGGCGACGGGGTCGACAACGTTTCGGTCGGCAAGCGTGTCGCAGTCAGCGCCATGGGAGACGGGAAGAGCGGAGTTCTCGGACAGAAGAACATCGGAGTCGGCCGCCACGGCGCGTACGCCGAAAAGACTCTGGCGCCTGCAAGTGAGATCATCGCCCTTCCAGACGAGGTTCCCTTCGAACAGGCGGCCGCGGCAACCGACGCCGGGATGACTTCATACCACGCGGTATTCGTTCGTGGTGGACTGAGACCCGGAACGAAGGTGGGGATCATCGGCCTCGGCGGACTCGGGATGACTGCCGCGCGGTTGGCAGTGCTCGGCGGCGGTGAGGTGTACGCAGCTGAGATCAATCCTCGCGTCCACGCGGCCGGAATCGAACGCGGCGTCAAGCAGGTTGTCGGCGATGTCAAGGAACTTGCCGAGTTCGAACTCGACCTGATTGTCGACTTCGCAGGATTCGGCACGACAACTGCCGGTGCAATCGAGGTTGTCAACAATGGTGGACGCGTCGTCCAGGTCGGCCTCGGACGGTCGGAAGCAACCATCAACACGCATCTTCTGACCATGAAAGAGGTGGAGTTGCGGGGGTCGATCGGGGGAACGCCCGCCGACACGGTCGAGGTCTTGAAGTTCATTTCGTCCGGAGATCTGACGATCTCGACGAAGTCGATCGGTTTCGCTGACATCGGTTCCGGCCTGGAGCAGTTGGCCCGCAGTGAAGTCGGTGGGCAGCGGCTCGTCGCACTGTTCGACTGA
- a CDS encoding aromatic ring-hydroxylating oxygenase subunit alpha, translating to MTAEQFIIDDRENNLFRVNREAFTSEDVLQRERKEIFGKTWLYVGHESEIPGKNDFQTRDVGGRPVIFNRDRHGDVRVLLNTCLHRGSSVCRHSSGNAKIFTCFYHGWAYRNSGELVNVPGNEDYKSEPAAVYKGLQSPAQVDSYRGLYFVNFDPDAPDLLTFLGEARYFIDLAADQSPEGVAILEGTHKYSLKANWKLLVENSIDGYHAKSVHHTHFEMMMELGATPPMLGKDTVNGIAPAGMGTEFPNGHATLMYPANGLPLATDSVKQTLAGLRAQAEQAFGENYANAMFGLARNSVFFPSLILIDLSFGLTLRTFYPVSASETLVTGWQIIPKGVDEEFVKYRIDNALTFWGPAGLATPDDVEALEQAQKGFGARGEVGWSDVSKGMGKPVPAANDELQMRSWWREWNRRITGEQLPTEGTSFVPFDKQGVDA from the coding sequence ATGACCGCAGAGCAATTCATCATCGACGACCGCGAGAACAACCTCTTCCGGGTCAACCGTGAAGCCTTCACCTCCGAAGACGTGTTGCAGCGCGAGCGTAAGGAAATCTTCGGAAAGACCTGGCTCTACGTCGGACACGAGTCCGAGATTCCCGGCAAGAACGACTTCCAGACCCGGGACGTCGGCGGCCGGCCGGTGATCTTCAACCGCGACCGCCACGGTGACGTGCGGGTGCTGCTCAACACCTGTCTGCACCGCGGGTCGTCCGTCTGCCGGCACAGCTCCGGCAACGCCAAGATCTTCACCTGCTTCTACCACGGCTGGGCGTACCGGAATTCGGGCGAACTCGTGAACGTGCCCGGCAACGAGGACTATAAGAGCGAGCCGGCGGCCGTGTACAAGGGTTTGCAGTCCCCGGCACAGGTGGACTCCTACCGCGGGCTCTACTTCGTGAACTTCGATCCCGACGCACCGGATCTGCTGACGTTCCTCGGTGAAGCCCGCTACTTCATCGATCTGGCAGCCGATCAGTCCCCCGAGGGCGTCGCCATCCTGGAGGGAACGCACAAGTATTCGCTGAAGGCCAACTGGAAGCTCCTCGTGGAGAACAGCATCGACGGATACCACGCCAAGTCCGTTCACCACACCCATTTCGAGATGATGATGGAGCTCGGCGCCACACCCCCGATGCTCGGTAAGGACACCGTCAACGGTATCGCGCCGGCCGGTATGGGCACCGAGTTCCCGAACGGGCATGCCACACTGATGTATCCGGCCAACGGGCTCCCGCTGGCAACCGACAGTGTCAAGCAGACCCTCGCCGGCCTGCGAGCACAGGCAGAGCAGGCCTTCGGTGAGAACTACGCCAACGCGATGTTCGGCCTCGCACGAAACTCGGTGTTCTTTCCCAGTCTCATTCTGATCGACCTCAGTTTCGGGTTGACGCTGCGCACGTTCTATCCGGTCAGCGCTTCGGAAACCCTCGTCACCGGCTGGCAGATCATCCCCAAGGGTGTCGACGAGGAGTTCGTCAAATATCGCATCGACAATGCGCTCACGTTCTGGGGGCCGGCGGGGCTCGCAACCCCGGACGACGTCGAGGCGCTCGAGCAGGCGCAGAAGGGGTTCGGCGCACGCGGCGAGGTCGGCTGGTCCGACGTGTCGAAGGGAATGGGCAAGCCGGTCCCGGCCGCCAACGACGAACTGCAGATGCGGTCGTGGTGGCGGGAATGGAACAGGCGCATCACCGGAGAACAGCTCCCCACCGAGGGGACATCTTTCGTCCCGTTCGACAAGCAGGGTGTCGATGCCTGA
- a CDS encoding SDR family oxidoreductase: MRRPGSASTPTSTQRAPGSYRSAGKRERLSARDCLPTSGGLLGTRQPRSALESAVAEGVAELGRLDIVSANAGIASTGPIVGLPEQTWQDVIDIDLTGVFHTVNAAVPHIVAGGRGGSIVLTSSAAGAAGVQNLGHYVAAKHGVLGLMKSLALELGPQFIRVNSVLPTNVDTPMIQNETVMKLFMPHLEHPSRADAEKPDSNYRAANVLPIPWVDPIDISNAVLYLASDESRYVTGIALPVDAGFLIK, translated from the coding sequence TTGCGCCGGCCGGGATCGGCCTCAACACCGACATCGACTCAGCGGGCACCGGGCAGCTATCGCTCAGCCGGGAAACGTGAGCGTCTCAGCGCCCGCGACTGTCTGCCGACGTCGGGAGGACTGCTCGGGACCCGACAACCTCGTTCTGCACTCGAGAGCGCCGTGGCCGAAGGCGTCGCCGAACTCGGACGACTCGACATCGTCTCCGCGAACGCCGGGATCGCGTCGACCGGGCCGATCGTCGGTCTGCCCGAACAAACTTGGCAGGACGTGATCGATATCGACCTGACCGGGGTGTTTCACACGGTGAACGCTGCAGTTCCGCACATCGTGGCGGGTGGACGCGGAGGGTCCATCGTTCTGACTTCATCCGCCGCCGGAGCGGCCGGCGTGCAGAACCTCGGTCACTATGTCGCTGCCAAACACGGTGTCCTGGGATTGATGAAGTCACTGGCACTCGAACTCGGACCGCAATTCATCCGAGTCAATTCGGTGCTTCCGACCAACGTCGACACTCCGATGATCCAGAACGAGACCGTCATGAAGCTCTTCATGCCCCATCTCGAGCACCCGAGCCGTGCCGACGCAGAGAAGCCTGATTCCAATTACCGCGCCGCGAACGTTCTTCCCATCCCGTGGGTCGATCCGATCGACATCAGCAACGCCGTTCTCTACCTCGCCTCGGACGAGTCCCGGTACGTCACAGGAATTGCATTGCCGGTCGATGCAGGCTTCCTGATCAAGTAG
- a CDS encoding acyl-CoA dehydrogenase family protein: MDITRTELMDRVHALAPAFAERAQKTEENRAPLDETITDLIDSGILATLTPKAYGGLELGLDVAAEIVRTISAACPSTGWVTSFYIGAAWRVNIFTEQAQREVFADKPYTLTAGTAAPLGQVQKVDGGYRITGQTAWNSGSVHAEWFTFAGVVFEEGSAPTPVWFLVPREDVKILDTWYIAGMSGTGSNDVSVDDVFVPDYRTGPFALALAGTAPGQLIHPNPMYHLPFLPFAMAEVTPVVVGALRGAADAFVQRTRNRLGTISQEKASGKQAAQMRLGRTLAAADAAESLLDAFFERLTAQRPEQSDPRDRAEMKLKAAYLADLARNALNDMVRGIGGDGYRNSAPIQRFFRDLSVLSVHAFLDIDTASETIGRFTLDLPVSDPLL; the protein is encoded by the coding sequence ATGGACATCACCCGCACCGAGCTCATGGACCGAGTGCACGCCCTGGCACCAGCCTTCGCCGAACGTGCCCAGAAGACCGAGGAGAATCGTGCTCCCCTCGACGAGACGATCACCGACCTCATCGACTCGGGAATCCTGGCCACCTTGACGCCGAAGGCCTACGGCGGACTTGAACTCGGACTCGACGTCGCCGCCGAGATCGTCCGCACCATCAGCGCGGCCTGCCCGTCGACCGGATGGGTCACCTCCTTCTACATCGGAGCGGCCTGGCGGGTGAACATCTTCACCGAACAGGCGCAACGAGAAGTGTTCGCCGACAAGCCCTACACCCTCACTGCCGGCACCGCCGCCCCTCTCGGGCAGGTGCAGAAGGTCGACGGCGGCTATCGCATCACCGGGCAGACGGCATGGAACTCCGGCTCGGTGCACGCCGAATGGTTCACCTTCGCCGGAGTCGTGTTCGAGGAGGGCAGTGCCCCCACCCCAGTGTGGTTCCTCGTGCCCCGCGAGGATGTCAAGATCCTCGACACCTGGTACATAGCCGGCATGTCCGGAACCGGCAGCAATGACGTCAGTGTCGACGACGTGTTCGTCCCGGACTACCGCACCGGACCGTTCGCCCTCGCCCTCGCCGGTACCGCACCCGGACAGCTGATCCACCCCAACCCCATGTACCACCTGCCGTTCCTGCCGTTCGCGATGGCCGAGGTTACCCCTGTGGTCGTCGGTGCACTGCGGGGCGCGGCGGACGCGTTCGTTCAGCGCACCCGGAATCGTCTGGGAACCATCAGTCAGGAGAAGGCCTCCGGTAAGCAGGCCGCCCAGATGCGGCTCGGTCGGACGCTGGCCGCCGCGGACGCAGCCGAATCACTCCTCGACGCCTTCTTCGAGCGCCTCACCGCGCAGCGACCCGAGCAGTCCGATCCCCGCGATCGTGCCGAAATGAAGCTGAAGGCAGCCTATCTGGCAGACCTGGCCCGTAACGCCCTCAACGACATGGTTCGCGGCATCGGTGGCGACGGGTACCGGAACTCCGCACCAATCCAGCGGTTCTTCCGCGACCTGTCCGTCCTGTCGGTGCACGCCTTCCTCGACATCGACACGGCCTCGGAGACGATCGGCCGGTTCACCCTCGACCTGCCCGTGTCCGATCCGCTCCTCTGA
- a CDS encoding NAD(P)/FAD-dependent oxidoreductase — MSFLIVGASVAGTRTAIALRQRGFAGRIVLLESEEHWPYDKPPLSKDLLAEGDVPDVPRLLTPELAEEFDLDVRLGVRATGLDPARRVVFTQTGEELSYEQLVIATGAHARTLPIPAAPAGFHTLRTLDDATALREALAAGPRVAVVGAGFIGAEFTSAARARGLDVTLIEALDVPMSHIFGDEVGHEISSIHTLGGARLVTGARVERFLGSERVEGVALADGSEVPADLVVVGVGAVPNTRWLEGSGLPLDGGVQCTDRFEVEGFPSIFAIGDLALRRYPLLGVTARIEHWTSAGEQADAVAAIVTGAEPPTAQLPYVWSDQYGSRIQIVGMPSLGALAHREGSMSEGRFRAVYTDADSRPIAQVSVNDTRVVAAFRKNHRRGGSLEDLVGQQTPAR; from the coding sequence ATGTCCTTCCTGATCGTCGGCGCCTCGGTTGCAGGCACCAGAACAGCAATCGCTCTGCGGCAACGCGGTTTCGCCGGGCGCATCGTGCTCCTGGAGAGCGAGGAGCATTGGCCGTACGACAAGCCCCCGCTGTCCAAGGATCTTCTGGCCGAGGGAGATGTTCCGGACGTCCCGCGACTCCTCACCCCCGAACTCGCAGAAGAGTTCGACCTCGACGTCCGGTTGGGCGTGCGCGCCACCGGCCTGGACCCGGCACGGCGGGTAGTGTTCACCCAGACCGGCGAGGAGTTGTCGTACGAGCAGTTGGTGATCGCTACCGGCGCCCACGCACGCACCCTGCCGATTCCCGCCGCTCCCGCCGGGTTTCACACGCTGCGCACGCTCGACGACGCGACGGCCCTACGAGAGGCTCTCGCCGCCGGGCCCCGTGTGGCCGTGGTGGGAGCCGGATTCATCGGCGCCGAATTCACCTCCGCGGCACGAGCGCGTGGACTCGACGTCACCCTGATCGAGGCACTCGACGTCCCGATGAGTCACATCTTCGGCGACGAGGTCGGCCACGAGATCTCCTCGATCCACACCCTGGGCGGGGCGCGGCTCGTCACCGGAGCGCGGGTCGAGCGTTTCCTCGGCAGCGAGCGGGTCGAAGGGGTCGCCCTAGCCGACGGATCTGAAGTACCCGCCGACCTCGTCGTCGTCGGCGTCGGCGCAGTACCGAATACGCGGTGGCTCGAGGGAAGTGGGCTTCCCCTCGACGGCGGGGTGCAGTGCACCGACCGCTTCGAGGTCGAAGGCTTCCCGTCGATCTTCGCCATAGGCGACCTCGCGCTGCGTCGGTATCCGCTGTTGGGTGTCACTGCGCGGATCGAGCACTGGACCAGTGCCGGCGAGCAGGCCGACGCCGTCGCCGCGATCGTCACCGGTGCCGAGCCCCCTACCGCGCAGCTTCCGTACGTATGGTCCGACCAGTACGGCTCCCGGATCCAGATCGTCGGGATGCCGTCGCTCGGCGCACTCGCCCACCGTGAGGGATCGATGTCGGAGGGCCGCTTCCGTGCCGTCTACACCGACGCCGATAGCAGGCCGATCGCCCAGGTCAGCGTGAACGACACCCGAGTCGTCGCGGCGTTTCGCAAGAACCACCGTCGCGGCGGGAGTCTCGAAGACCTCGTCGGCCAACAGACTCCCGCCCGATAA